A genome region from Segatella copri includes the following:
- a CDS encoding LysM domain-containing protein, translating into MKAKVKDGQTMADIAIQEFGSWEAMIAIAQKNGIGITDIPEPGTEVKLPDGTWNRVMQNYCKNNDVSPATARDNGNVRLRIFGEEFTQEFE; encoded by the coding sequence ATGAAGGCAAAGGTCAAGGACGGACAGACGATGGCAGACATCGCCATCCAGGAGTTTGGCTCATGGGAAGCCATGATAGCCATCGCCCAAAAGAATGGAATCGGCATCACGGACATCCCAGAGCCAGGAACAGAGGTGAAACTTCCAGACGGCACATGGAACAGAGTCATGCAGAACTATTGCAAGAACAATGACGTAAGCCCTGCAACCGCAAGGGACAACGGCAATGTCCGCCTGAGAATCTTTGGCGAGGAATTTACACAAGAATTTGAGTAA
- a CDS encoding N-acetylmuramoyl-L-alanine amidase — protein sequence MRRIEFIAIHCTAGSQSTTIKQLELEFKRKGWKYPGYHYVILPDGKIHQMLAVEKVSNGVKGWNSKIINIAYIGGIDANGKPTDNRTEAQKKSLVSLLKLLRKTYPNAIIQGHRDFSPDLNHDGKITPNEWIKACPCFNAKDEYKDI from the coding sequence ATGAGAAGAATAGAATTTATCGCAATCCATTGCACGGCTGGCAGCCAAAGCACAACCATCAAGCAACTCGAACTGGAGTTTAAACGCAAGGGGTGGAAATACCCTGGCTATCATTACGTGATTCTTCCAGATGGTAAGATTCATCAGATGTTGGCCGTGGAGAAGGTAAGCAATGGCGTGAAAGGATGGAACTCAAAGATTATCAACATCGCCTATATCGGTGGCATCGACGCAAACGGAAAGCCAACGGACAACCGCACAGAGGCACAGAAGAAATCATTGGTGAGCCTCTTGAAGCTATTGCGCAAGACATATCCAAATGCGATTATCCAGGGACATCGTGACTTTAGCCCTGACTTGAACCATGATGGCAAGATAACACCCAATGAGTGGATCAAGGCTTGCCCTTGCTTCAATGCCAAGGATGAGTACAAAGACATCTAA